A stretch of DNA from Maridesulfovibrio sp.:
CGCCCCGTTTTTTGGCCCAGGCAATAAGGTCCACGGATTTACGGCAGGAAATATGGGCCAAATGGATGTGCATATCCAGATATTCAGCCATCAGCAGGTCGCGGGCCACCTGTGCGGCTTCGGCAACGTCCGGCTGTCCGGCAAGGCCCAGCAGACTGGAGACCCTTCCCTCGTTCACCCCTGCAGCCGGTTCGAGCCAGGGATCTTCGCAGTGATCTATAACCGGTTTTCCGGTGTCCGAAGCGTATTCCACGGCCCGGCGGTATATTTCACTGTTCTTTACCGGCACTCCGTCATTGGAAAAAGCGGCGCACCCGGCTTCCGCAAGCTCGTGCATGGGAGAAAGCTCCTTGCCTTCAAGCCCCTTGGTAAGAGCTCCCACGGGATAAAGACGCGGTCCGCCATCAGGATAGGCCTGAGCCGCTTTGGAGAGCATTTCGTCCGTCACAACGGAATTGTCGTTCACCGGCGCGGTGTTGGCCATGCACATTATATTGGAAAATCCGCCATGGACAGCAGCCTTCAACCCGGAAGCAATATCTTCCTTGTATTCAAAGCCGGGTTCGCGCAGATGGGTATGCACATCGGTCAGGCTGGGCATGAGCAGCAGGCCGCGGGCAGCGACTACTTTCGCACCTTCGTACATGGTGTCGGAGGACGGAACAACCTCTAGAATCTTTCCATCGGCGACCAGGAGATCGGTTTCCTCTCCTTTCCAGACCGCCTTGCGGACAACGAGTTCGGGACTGGTCATGATCCGGCCTCCTTAGTTGTTTTTACGGGTGAGATAAAGATAGAGAAGGGCCATGCGGGTGGCTACACCGCTGGCGACCTGATCAAGCACAAGGCTTGCGGCCGAATCTGCAATTTCGGAATTGATTTCGACCCCGCGGTTCATGGGGCCGGGATGCAGTATTTTAACATCCGGTGAAGCCAGTTCGATCTGCCTGCTTCCCAGACCGAAAAACCGGGAATATTCACGCAGGTCCGGAAGCAGGCCCGCCTGCTGGCGTTCAAGCTGCAACCGCAGACACATGACGGCATCCACGCCTTTGCAGGCTTCGTTGATATCGGTAAAGACTTCCACGGGCCAATCCTTCAGATACGGCGGCAGCAGCGTGCGCGGACCGCACAGCCGGACTTTTGCGCCCAGCATGGTCAGCATAATCACGTTTGAACGGGCCACCCGGCTGTGGGCGATATCCCCGAGGATAAGCACGGTCCTGTTTTCGAACGAGCCCCACTCCTTGTAGAGAGTAAATCCGTCCAGCAGGGCCTGAGTCGGGTGGGCGTGACGGCCGTCCCCGGCATTGATCACGCTGCACTCAAGGCGTTCCGAAAGGAACTGTGCCGCTCCGCTTGCCCAGTGACGAATGACTATTCCGTCAGGATTCATGGCCTGCAGGGTCAGGGCCGTGTCCTTGAGGCTTTCGCCCTTGGTGAGACTGCTGGAGCTTTTGGCCAGGGAAAAAGTATCGCAGGAGAGCCTTTTTCCGGCCATATCGAAAGAGGTTTTCGTCCTGGTGCTCGGCTCGGCGAAAAAAAGGACCACACTGCGGCCTTTCAATGTCGGAACCTTTTTTACCGGGCGTGAGTTGATTTCCTGAAAGTAGGTGGCTGTCTCGAATACATGCCACACTTCCTCTGTGCTGAGCTGCGTTATGTCCAGCAGGTCTTTATGCTGCCAATTCATGGTAACCTCTTTGGCCGCAGTCGCGGCAGGCTGAAAAAGTTATGCGAACAAAAGCCCTTCCAGACGGGACGGAACGGTTGCAAAGACCGCTCTCTTCCCTTTTTCCAGTGAGCCGTATGAATTGTCTGTCTTTAACGCCCTGGCCCCGTTGAGCGTGACCAGAGACAGCGCTTCACGGGCGGACAGTGAAATTTCAAGATTTTCAAGCAGGTATTCCAGTTCGTTCCACATGTTCAGATCGTAGTTGGAGGCTATACTGTCGGTGCCGAGACAGGTGTTTATGCCTGACTTCAATATCTTTTCCCATGGAGCCCTGCCTTCACCGATATATTCATTGGAACGCGGACACAGGCAGACATTCACATTTCTTTCTTCAAGAATCGCTATGTCACTGTCCGTAACCCGCACGCAGTGAACAACCAGAGTGGAACCGTCCAGCAGTCCGAGCGAATCTGCGTATTCAACCGGGGTTATTCCGCTGTTTCCGCAGTCTGCGAGCATTCCCGCGCCGCGAAGCATCTCGGCAAAAACTCCGGTCCCGGCAGCCACGATTTCGTCTTCCTCGGCATTTTCGGCAAGATGCATGGGGAACGGCAGCCCGGCTTCATCATCAGC
This window harbors:
- a CDS encoding amidohydrolase family protein; the protein is MNRCIRAARAVTMKDGEGILENFAMIHDGSTILETGCWTDLKKDFSGEVDDLGEVTVVPGLVNAHVHLGLSHLRGKTVQGQGFTSWVKSLIANPMYIPEMDAVRKAVAGMLESGTVFCADIATANVINIATVMDELGMGFCACCEAMGLQVPEEGAKLFPQKKFINGKVVGSGHALYSTSAELLRAVKKADDEAGLPFPMHLAENAEEDEIVAAGTGVFAEMLRGAGMLADCGNSGITPVEYADSLGLLDGSTLVVHCVRVTDSDIAILEERNVNVCLCPRSNEYIGEGRAPWEKILKSGINTCLGTDSIASNYDLNMWNELEYLLENLEISLSAREALSLVTLNGARALKTDNSYGSLEKGKRAVFATVPSRLEGLLFA
- a CDS encoding aspartate carbamoyltransferase catalytic subunit, giving the protein MNWQHKDLLDITQLSTEEVWHVFETATYFQEINSRPVKKVPTLKGRSVVLFFAEPSTRTKTSFDMAGKRLSCDTFSLAKSSSSLTKGESLKDTALTLQAMNPDGIVIRHWASGAAQFLSERLECSVINAGDGRHAHPTQALLDGFTLYKEWGSFENRTVLILGDIAHSRVARSNVIMLTMLGAKVRLCGPRTLLPPYLKDWPVEVFTDINEACKGVDAVMCLRLQLERQQAGLLPDLREYSRFFGLGSRQIELASPDVKILHPGPMNRGVEINSEIADSAASLVLDQVASGVATRMALLYLYLTRKNN
- a CDS encoding dihydroorotase, which encodes MTSPELVVRKAVWKGEETDLLVADGKILEVVPSSDTMYEGAKVVAARGLLLMPSLTDVHTHLREPGFEYKEDIASGLKAAVHGGFSNIMCMANTAPVNDNSVVTDEMLSKAAQAYPDGGPRLYPVGALTKGLEGKELSPMHELAEAGCAAFSNDGVPVKNSEIYRRAVEYASDTGKPVIDHCEDPWLEPAAGVNEGRVSSLLGLAGQPDVAEAAQVARDLLMAEYLDMHIHLAHISCRKSVDLIAWAKKRGVKVTAETCPHYLLLTEEALEGYGSATKVNPPLRTKDDVDALFAGIKDGIIDMFATDHAPHAGYEKEVEFMLAPCGISGLDSALPLTWSLVAAGKITFDDFIRMWTTAPCETFALPLNSFRKGDPADFFLFDPNEEWVLTPEAMHSKGKNTPFMGQTLKGRVISHFLGGKKIV